Proteins encoded by one window of Brienomyrus brachyistius isolate T26 chromosome 1, BBRACH_0.4, whole genome shotgun sequence:
- the LOC125742844 gene encoding xin actin-binding repeat-containing protein 2-like isoform X2 yields MSTLLSGWQRGDIVSATMEIQSGNRPPVLSGTGSTTSTSLSSFRPQAAKATSEAARELQKTAKKFEKFDISLENLRMMFEKPRAEVKPHQVAHPSPSRQAWVGQSNRLFKPPKDLLSSAERMSSKQTPDLDQSACGAGGSGAGAPEKGVSGRSGAQAGAAESIPLRERLAMYQAAVSKSDVAGSSSSGAVMEEAEACSLPGGLASVKKQFESQEISSSQSTVTQYHFQHRSVQEVSSTSEVTVKGSSRESLSSGQMVPPVQDEKFHYDQSAHQSNVVSSYENHFDGKVKVVGGEDIPKISTQVLKQQFEKHIEDATPSKQIKIDLDFNQFQWAPSHSVSSKVSSSKTCETSSMTRKVEEAVAASSSACASVTSYESMEHLPPPPPDLLLVPLESQGQDSEQELFEQLCQARQSVNKEQYSKQRNLYELKRLYKHIHPEVRKNLERDFFSDVTEIEKTQLERGDEVTGDVQQARYVFENSESSPIKSVSPEREYLEWDEILKGEVQSMRWMFENKPLDSIKDDTPDEDSKKSIAQQEIIAGSDVKYTTWMFETQPIDALGTDTPDSTEQASKLTELARGDVRTATWLFETQPLDALSKIYQEEDQSTEVICTKDITGGDVKTARYLFETQLLDSLGHTETIDESHFLQLKSELEEIKGDVKTSTKLFETEPLCVIRGDSGQMLEITKVRREETEKGDVKTSRWLFETQPLDMINKDPAQVKLICGVSIEDNSQGGVNRGRWLFETKTLDSIKDEDWESSKLEKEKIIGADVRKHCWTFETQPMDSLKDTANARPMSVEEVVGGDVQTARHLFETVPMDALKDSPEVGKLKKVVTSEEEKGDVRHQKWVFESQPLENIREEKKESIRTVNLQELDRGDVSNCKVIFETMDLGKCDDTQKIQVEGVTSGSVKSNKVRFESTPLYAMQDSYGAYHEVRTVRREEIVKGDVRTCKWMFETRPIDQFDESISKLQIIKGISKQETESGDVKTAKWLFETQPLDSIKYFSNVEDEATETTKSTETVKGDVKTCRWLFETQPMDALYEKAEVKGDTETEAIHKGDVKTCTWLFETQSLDTIRDESETILRTCTVDQEDIHGKDVRMARFLFETENLENIRGDDTSAFKRVTEIDIQSGDVSRMKYIFENQSSDIMTSTSKETLKKLKTIQAEDIQKGNVVNCTWLFENQPIDAINEGSEEHTENRIVTDIQGGDVNKGRFIFETFSLDKIHAESSDTEISKMEKIICDETEKGDVKNYTMMFETQPLYAIRDKEGHYHEVTTVTKEEMMKGDVVGARWLFETKPLDSIRDTDEVYVIKSVTQEDIQKGDVNSARWRFETQSLDKISEEAKLLVRTVDDVQGGDVQTNKQRFESEDLSQKYIRTVSVSEIHKGDVRTATWMFETRTIDEIHGEASEYEEMKKVTKEEVLKGDVKQSVWLFEKQPLDKIKEVDESNVAVSREEIPQADVKTTTWLFETTPFHEFNESSMQKTEIIGKSIQDTLKELYSQKIVKSQGILIETDEIGDVRMAKYNLMNQEAPEIQKEDIIRGDLKNIMMNLLNRRETTEKTVVIDKEERGDINTIVQQLFNQDTGINVEREEIIRGDIQEAISNLMKEDESAKRGILIQEDEKGDVRMTIYSLLNKQETSVGKEDIIKGNVRGAINILLSNPNNPEQYMKIKVGDTEKGNVNFYSTCIESGALDYLKELQSEPDERGKMEKEKIVGGDVEGTKLILEQNQSQVERTVAEDDIVPGDVHNTVKVFMTEPVISLDNIQKEVIVKGDLRAVLDSLTQAVNQKMVVEKEEVVKGDINSTLRSLEEAQYQLKEIEKAEIVPGDIKGTLQSLEKSASSKVEIVIEDLVPGDIKGTLKSLEDAKQAVKEVEKEEIVKGDIQMAMQSLRDASNEKKVYQQQVSVQGDVKGTIQLLLEPPAPCKTQCKASTEGDVKMSIKSLYDMQEQSQMEKEEAIKGDVQGTIKGLLKGKQQKYLSSSIDGTKEASVSMKTSLPPQQEAHKYSVATKLESKTVKVKNLCQANELRSSSNKHAGIKSAQGQSLTKEDNALISQTTVMDMSPTPEERNIKEPSLKPKVAVPGPGIIKKKNVTDQVTNNMVTNVNQCVSQSNVATKHSKGVKTVVLDTDDSRTSSTSGMTHLNTVKNESQTKTTTKPVQGVKISSHVTGNTSQANMTKAVSTGNQLTQEAIATGATNVIKNTSQGTTDARHLQDTKTTTQVQTKAAEHKTIVQKHDIKTLKTEFRNLDMNRKGFVKPIKKGKEDIHMPPPPLPTPPLSESEFPLPPPPPPVLESEGNMFSIPLSSVSKQDSDLPPPPPPPPVDLDHFPPPPPPPPPHIAGQDYLPPPPSQQELDSMPGKSLRSPLTKAQQMPVKPIKAPSLYKIPKPEAHKQFGQGPINVEKNQVTPPPPSTKIFQVPAQQTIIAPDLSTSSQNIKEIRKQEEAIKIAPTDSLRTASQEEDSPGPVKKVYKPQIKLPPPPVEPVPARPKTCVRKFKTPLMIAEEKYRKQREESEKTRVGTAPASPASDGDVQPFIQAASEASATDNTAKGEAVSTDTTKKEAEAIIDKIISDTVSLGALVQAPSRGLSVQPLIPSRGQPSARKIASAVDKELQNVVKESNISKQTVVQDFTNLQMRTSTSLKTDEMKQTDVSLNREVSKVPLQPTKIPKVTPNFKVKTVKIPKIDKMENLETEKKESSAEATNKQQLSKQDRKAFSQMTREITKVTESCVQESTEIVNEAEKHVEKAAAVKDSKLETQMLKPKQKFKEKTVVIPKEKMSCMKGNQEKEVRKMQKAKAQHGGHDQVSEEVIITESNVQQSFQQQSTVQVEKQMETSQMQKDVTSKPQIQDKPQIESRHIGVKLTGKTSQKGESTSSVANQQASQKCEEIHRLLSQIDVLLEPSGKIDSKAVRTLLIKIPSWLIDPAAKRSLEVRPDDNIEKLKDILVYVRSAAQMKVLNLGGSIAATEKPGSGLASEKIGVGGAISKISIGSSKVEAHNKVLGEGRTSHESMKQKFIDTKKADSRGTSPLIRMRSPSPTYITIESTRRASSPQRVGPSPPPMHRSCTPPEPPPRMFDPTTSQINRASPSPTFSRSDKLAKLKDTTAKLSQGASPPPLSQHAQIAEKKSEIVESPSSFHRQIKIETHVVETSEVSEATLETASVKDKKEFFEEAQKAEVNRMYVRKDPIEIPERLGPDTEETEAKEKGKEEVPWVNLSGLVHKFESPEQKVYTRKEPILIAERLGSDTEDADPEDDQKGTQVEPVPTFNIKTIKTMFEMGEQSSSVKEQKHKHEKPESEMREIMTDGSKQTNPWRQQKGSWQTSPPPIQKEALQSGLTEPMGFSGSQSVSETFSSIDEFGNKISGSRCATTVSQHSEHITTRCAPPTYADVVKGKVQGLDVLTDSTPEELLKNFQKTWNESESVFKSLGYNVTEQKTSQTVSRQQETLMTENSSSRVGAVRGLPEEGVSNGVTGRRQTKLP; encoded by the exons CGAGAGCCAGGAAATCTCATCTTCTCAGAGTACCGTCACGCAATACCACTTCCAGCACCGATCTGTGCAG GAAGTGTCTAGCACATCTGAGGTGACAGTGAAGGGCAGCTCCAGAGAGAGTCTCTCATCTGGACAGATGGTGCCTCCTGTTCAGGATGAAAAG TTCCACTATGATCAGAGTGCCCACCAAAGTAATGTGGTCTCCAGTTATGAAAATCATTTTGATGGAAAAG TGAAGGTCGTCGGAGGTGAGGACATACCGAAGATATCTACACAGGTTTTAAAGCAGCAATTTGAAAAGCATATTGAGGATGCAACACCAAGCAAGCAAATTAAG ATTGATCTTGATTTCAACCAGTTTCAATGGGCCCCGAGTCACAGTGTATCATCTAAAGTTTCCTCAAGCAAGACATGTGAAACATCGTCCATGACTAGGAAGGTAGAAGAAGCTGTTGCTGCCTCTTCCTCAGCATGTGCTTCCGTCACTTCCTATGAGAGTATGGAGCActtgcctccccctcccccagacttgcTGCTGGTTCCACTAGAAAGTCAAGGGCAGGACAGTGAACAAGAACTATTTGAGCAACTTTGCCAGGCTAGACAGTCTGTAAATAAAGAGCAATATTCTAAGCAGAGGAACTTGTATGAGCTGAAACGCCTCTACAAGCATATACACCCGGAGGTCCGGAAAAACCTGGAAAGGGATTTTTTCAGTGACGTAACAGAGATTGAGAAGACGCAGCTGGAGAGAGGAGATGAAGTCACCGGAGATGTTCAGCAAGCCAGATATGTTTTTGAGAACTCTGAGAGCAGTCCCATCAAGTCAGTGAGCCCCGAACGAGAATACCTTGAGTGGGATGAGATTCTTAAAGGGGAAGTGCAATCTATGCGCTGGATGTTTGAAAACAAACCCCTAGATTCAATCAAAGATGACACTCCAGATGAAGACAGCAAGAAAAGCATAGCTCAGCAGGAAATCATTGCAGGAAGTGATGTGAAATACACAACCTGGATGTTCGAGACACAACCCATTGATGCTCTAGGCACAGATACCCCAGATTCAACTGAGCAAGCTAGCAAGTTAACAGAGTTAGCAAGAGGAGATGTTCGCACGGCAACCTGGCTCTTTGAAACACAACCACTGGATGCACTCAGTAAGATATATCAGGAAGAAGATCAAAGCACAGAGGTTATTTGCACAAAAGATATAACTGGTGGAGATGTAAAAACTGCCAGGTACTTGTTTGAAACCCAGCTCCTGGATTCTCTGGGCCATACTGAGACCATTGATGAGTCCCATTTCCTACAGCTGAAGTCAGAATTGGAAGAGATCAAAGGAGACGTTAAAACATCCACAAAACTGTTTGAGACTGAACCCCTGTGTGTCATTCGAGGAGACTCTGGTCAAATGCTGGAGATCACAAAAGTCCGCCGTGAGGAAACCGAGAAAGGTGATGTCAAGACATCCCGTTGGCTCTTTGAAACTCAGCCTCTGGACATGATAAACAAAGACCCTGcccaagtgaaactgatttgcGGGGTGTCAATAGAGGACAACTCTCAAGGTGGTGTCAATAGAGGCAGGTGGCTGTTTGAGACAAAGACCCTAGACTCTATTAAAGATGAAGATTGGGAAAGTTCAAAGTTGGAAAAAGAAAAGATTATTGGAGCTGATGTCCGAAAGCACTGTTGGACATTTGAAACACAGCCTATGGACAGTTTAAAAGACACTGCAAATGCCAGACCAATGTCTGTGGAAGAGGTTGTAGGGGGTGATGTGCAAACAGCTAGACATTTATTTGAAACAGTGCCGATGGATGCTTTGAAGGATAGTCCTGAAGTAGGTAAACTTAAAAAAGTAGTGACATCTGAGGAGGAAAAGGGTGATGTCAGACATCAAAAGTGGGTTTTTGAAAGCCAACCGCTTGAAAACatcagagaagaaaagaaagaaagcatAAGAACTGTGAACCTACAAGAACTTGACAGAGGGGATGTTTCAAATTGCAAAGTAATCTTTGAAACAATGGATTTAGGCAAATGCGATGACACTCAGAAAATCCAAGTCGAGGGGGTCACAAGTGGCTCTGTAAAATCAAACAAAGTTCGTTTTGAATCTACACCATTATATGCCATGCAAGACAGTTATGGTGCTTATCATGAGGTGAGAACTGTGCGGAGGGAGGAGATTGTAAAGGGTGATGTTCGAACCTGCAAATGGATGTTTGAAACACGTCCCATTGATCAGTTTGATGAAAGTATCAGCAAATTACAGATCATTAAAGGTATATCAAAACAGGAAACAGAGTCAGGTGATGTGAAAACAGCTAAATGGCTTTTTGAGACACAGCCACTTGACTCTATTAAATATTTCAGCAATGTAGAAGATGAGGCGACTGAGACGACGAAGTCAACAGAGACTGTGAAAGGTGATGTCAAAACCTGTAGGTGGTTGTTTGAAACACAGCCAATGGATGCTCTTTATGAAAAGGCTGAGGTAAAGGGTGACACTGAAACAGAGGCGATTCATAAAGGGGACGTCAAGACGTGCACTTGGCTGTTCGAGACGCAGTCACTTGACACTATCAGAGATGAGTCAGAAACGATCCTAAGGACATGCACCGTAGACCAGGAGGATATTCATGGCAAAGATGTGAGAATGGCCCGGTTCCTTTTTGAGACAGAGAATCTTGAGAACATCAGAGGGGATGACACTTCTGCTTTTAAAAGAGTTACTGAGATTGATATTCAGTCTGGAGATGTGTCCAGAATGAAGTACATATTTGAAAACCAGTCCTCTGACATAATGACTTCAACTTCCAAAGAGACACTGAAAAAGCTGAAGACCATTCAAGCAGAAGACATTCAGAAAGGGAATGTGGTTAACTGCACGTGGCTGTTTGAAAATCAACCTATAGATGCTATTAATGAGGGTTCTGAAGAACATACAGAAAACCGTATTGTGACAGACATACAAGGAGGTGATGTTAACAAGGGAcgtttcatttttgagactttCTCCTTGGATAAAATTCATGCAGAATCATCTGATACAGAGATATCAAAAATGGAGAAAATAATTTGTGATGAGACAGAGAAAGGtgatgtcaaaaactacaccatGATGTTTGAAACTCAGCCTCTGTATGCCATCCGTGACAAAGAGGGCCATTATCATGAGGTCACCACAGTCACAAAAGAGGAAATGATGAAGGGAGATGTTGTTGGAGCTAGGTGGCTATTTGAAACCAAACCCCTTGATTCGATAAGGGACACAGATGAGGTCTATGTCATTAAATCTGTCACACAGGAAGACATTCAGAAAGGTGATGTAAACTCAGCGAGATGGAGATTTGAAACCCAGTCACTCGATAAAATTTCAGAAGAAGCAAAGCTCTTGGTTAGAACTGTGGATGATGTTCAAGGAGGTGAcgttcaaacaaacaaacaacgtTTTGAGTCTGAGGATTTATCGCAAAAATACATCAGAACGGTCAGTGTCAGTGAAATCCATAAAGGTGACGTGAGAACGGCCACATGGATGTTTGAAACGCGCACAATTGATGAGATACATGGTGAAGCCTCTGAGTACGAAGAGATGAAAAAGGTAACGAAAGAAGAGGTGCTAAAGGGAGATGTTAAACAGTCGGTGTGGCTTTTTGAAAAGCAGCCCCTTGACAAGATTAAAGAGGTGGATGAATCGAATGTTGCCGTTTCTCGTGAAGAGATTCCGCAAGCGGATGTGAAGACAACGACGTGGCTTTTTGAAACAACCCCGTTTCACGAGTTTAACGAGAGCAGCATGCAAAAGACTGAGATAATCGGTAAAAGCATCCAAGATACTCTGAAGGAGCTGTACTCCCAGAAAATAGTCAAGTCACAAGGAATACTCATAGAAACAGATGAAATTGGCGATGTCAGAATGGCAAAGTACAACCTCATGAACCAAGAAGCTCCAGAAATTCAAAAGGAGGACATAATTAGAGGGGACCTCAAAAATATAATGATGAATCTGCTAAACAGAAGGGAGACAACTGAGAAAACCGTTGTTATAGATAAGGAAGAGAGGGGTGACATAAACACTATAGTGCAACAGCTGTTCAACCAAGACACAGGAATCAATGTggaaagagaagaaattatccGGGGTGATATTCAGGAAGCAATAAGCAACCTGATGAAGGAGGATGAGTCTGCCAAACGAGGTATTCTGATACAGGAAGACGAGAAGGGAGATGTAAGGATGACTATATACTCTCTTCTTAATAAACAAGAGACTAGTGTTGGAAAAGAGGATATTATCAAAGGAAATGTTCGAGGTGCTATCAACATACTTCTGTCCAACCCGAACAATCCGGAACAATACATGAAGATAAAAGTGGGAGACACCGAAAAGGGAAATGTGAACTTTTACTCCACGTGCATAGAGTCTGGGGCCCTGGACTATCTTAAAGAACTGCAAAGTGAGCCAGATGAGAGAGGTAAGATGGAGAAAGAGAAGATCGTTGGAGGAGATGTTGAAGGGACAAAACTTATTTTGGAACAAAATCAGTCACAGGTTGAACGAACTGTTGCAGAGGATGATATTGTCCCGGGAGATGTGCACAACACGGTCAAGGTTTTTATGACCGAACCAGTGATATCACTAGATAACATCCAGAAAGAGGTCATTGTGAAAGGGGACTTGAGAGCAGTCCTGGACTCTCTAACACAGGCTGTAAACCAGAAGATGGTGGTTGAAAAAGAGGAAGTAGTCAAGGGTGACATAAACAGCACTCTGAGATCTCTGGAGGAGGCTCAATACCAACTCAAAGAGATTGAAAAAGCAGAAATTGTCCCAGGTGACATTAAAGGGACCCTGCAGAGCCTGGAAAAATCTGCCAGCAGCAAAGTTGAGATTGTCATTGAGGATTTAGTGCCTGGTGATATCAAAGGAACTTTAAAATCACTGGAAGACGCTAAACAGGCTGTGAAAGAGGTAGAGAAAGAGGAAATTGTTAAAGGCGATATTCAGATGGCGATGCAGAGCTTACGAGACGCTTCTAATGAGAAGAAGGTCTACCAGCAACAAGTGAGTGTTCAGGGAGATGTAAAAGGCACTATACAACTGCTGTTAGAACCTCCAGCCCCATGCAAAACACAGTGCAAAGCTAGCACCGAGGGAGACGTGAAGATGTCTATAAAGTCGCTATACGACATGCAGGAACAAAGTCAAATGGAGAAAGAGGAGGCAATCAAAGGAGATGTCCAGGGCACAATAAAAGGCCTATTGAAAGGAAAGCAGCAGAAGTACCTGAGCAGTAGTATTGATGGTACTAAAGAAGCCAGCGTTTCAATGAAAACCTCATTGCCCCCTCAGCAGGAAGCCCACAAATACTCAGTTGCGACTAAGCTTGAAAGCAAGACAGTGAAAGTCAAAAATCTATGCCAGGCAAATGAATTACGCAGCAGCTCAAACAAGCATGCTGGAATAAAGTCAGCGCAAGGCCAGTCCTTAACCAAGGAGGATAATGCTCTTATTTCTCAGActacagtgatggatatgtcTCCTACTCCAGAAGAGAGAAATATTAAAGAACCATCTTTAAAACCGAAGGTAGCAGTCCCTGGTCCTGGGATTATCAAGAAGAAAAATGTGACAGATCAAGTGACTAATAACATGGTTACAAATGTAAACCAATGTGTGTCACAAAGTAACGTTGCCACAAAGCACAGCAAAGGTGTGAAAACAGTGGTTCTGGATACTGATGATTCAAGAACCTCAAGCACCTCAGGAatgacacacttaaacacagttAAAAATGAATCACAGACGAAGACCACCACTAAGCCTGTACAGGGTGTTAAAATCAGTAGTCACGTGACAGGAAATACATCACAAGCTAACATGACAAAAGCTGTGAGCACTGGCAATCAGCTCACGCAGGAGGCAATAGCAACAGGAGCgacaaatgtaataaaaaatacatcacagggcaccactGATGCAAGACACCTCCAAGACACCAAAACTACGACACAGGTACagacaaaagcagcagaacaCAAAACAATTGTGCAAAAGCATGATATTAAAACCTTGAAGACAGAGTTCCGCAACCTTGACATGAATCGAAAGGGTTTTGTTAAGCCAATAAAGAAGGGCAAAGAAGATATCCATATGCCACCTCCACCTCTGCCAACGCCTCCATTGTCAGAGTCTGAATTCCCTCTtccacccccacctccaccaGTGCTGGAATCTGAGGGTAACATGTTCTCTATTCCACTTTCCTCTGTCTCAAAGCAGGATTCTGACCTGCCCCCACCACCTCCACCACCGCCTGTGGATCTAGATCattttccaccaccaccacctccccccccaccgCACATAGCTGGACAAGATTATCTACCCCCACCACCATCGCAGCAAGAGTTGGATTCCATGCCAGGAAAATCACTCCGCTCTCCACTCACAAAGGCTCAACAAATGCCTGTCAAACCCATAAAGGCCCCTTCCTTATATAAGATCCCAAAGCCTGAGGCACATAAGCAGTTTGGGCAAGGGCCGATCAACGTGGAGAAAAACCAAGTGACTCCTCCACCACCTTCAACCAAGATATTCCAGGTGCCCGCACAGCAGACCATTATAGCACCTGACCTGTCCACATCCAGCCAAAATATAAAGGAAATAAGGAAACAagaggaagcaataaaaatagCTCCGACAGATTCACTGAGAACTGCATCACAAGAAGAAGACTCACCTGGTCCGGTGAAGAAAGTTTATAAGCCTCAGATAAAACTACCACCTCCACCTGTTGAACCGGTACCTGCGAGGCCTAAAACATGTGTGAGGAAATTCAAAACTCCACTGATGATTGCAGAGGAAAAGTATCGCAAGCAGAGGGAGGAGAGTGAGAAGACCAGAGTTGGTACAGCTCCAGCTTCTCCAGCAAGTGATGGGGATGTGCAACCCTTTATTCAGGCTGCATCTGAAGCATCTGCCACAGACAACACAGCTAAGGGAGAAGCAGTGAGCACTGATACAACTAAGAAAGAAGCAGAAGCAATAATCGATAAAATTATATCAGACACAGTGTCACTCGGTGCGCTTGTGCAGGCACCATCAAGGGGTTTATCAGTCCAACCTTTAATTCCTTCAAGGGGTCAGCCCTCTGCTAGAAAAATTGCATCAGCTGTTGACAAAGAACTTCAGAATGTCGTGAAAGAAAGCAACATTTCTAAACAGACTGTCGTGCAAGACTTCACTAATCTTCAGATGCGAACTTCAACTTCTCTGAAAACCGATGAAATGAAACAAACCGATGTTTCCTTAAACCGGGAAGTGAGTAAAGTTCCTCTCCAACCAACAAAAATCCCGAAAGTTACTCCAAATTTCAAGGTTAAAACAGTGAAGATTCCAAAAATTGACAAGATGGAAAATCTGGAGACTGAGAAGAAAGAATCTTCGGCAGAAGCTACTAATAAGCAGCAGTTAAGTAAACAAGACAGAAAAGCTTTTTCTCAGATGACTCGCGAAATCACCAAAGTTACAGAAAGCTGTGTGCAGGAAAGCACAGAAATCGTCAACGAAGCTGAGAAGCATGTTGAGAAGGCTGCAGCTGTAAAGGACAGCAAGCTGGAAACACAAATGCTGAAACCCAAGCAGAAATTCAAGGAGAAAACTGTTGTTATTCCTAAAGAGAAGATGTCATGTATGAAGGGAAATCAAGAAAAGGAGGTTAGAAAAATGCAGAAGGCCAAAGCGCAGCACGGGGGACATGATCAAGTCAGTGAAGAAGTGATCATCACAGAAAGCAACGTTCAGCAAAGCTTCCAGCAACAAAGCACAGTTCAAGTTGAAAAACAAATGGAGACCTCACAAATGCAAAAAGATGTTACCAGTAAGCCACAGATTCAGGATAAACCACAAATTGAAAGTAGACACATTGGTGTTAAGCTAACAGGAAAAACATCACAAAAGGGTGAAAGTACATCTTCGGTGGCCAATCAGCAGGCCTCACAAAAATGTGAAGAAATACACAGGTTGCTTTCTCAAATTGATGTTTTACTTGAACCATCTGGGAAAATTGACTCTAAAGCAGTAAGGACTCTCCTCATCAAAATCCCTAGCTGGCTAATAGATCCAGCGGCAAAAAGGAGTTTAGAAGTCAGACCGGATGATAATAttgagaagctgaaagacatccTAGTCTACGTAAGATCGGCTGCGCAAATGAAAGTTTTGAATTTAGGAGGAAGCATCGCTGCCACGGAAAAGCCTGGAAGTGGACTGGCATCTGAAAAGATAGGTGTTGGTGGAGCAATATCGAAAATAAGTATTGGCTCGTCAAAAGTGGAGGCTCATAACAAAGTATTGGGAGAGGGAAGGACTTCTCACGAAAGCATGAAGCAAAAGTTCATTGACACAAAGAAAGCTGATTCTAGAGGGACCTCACCCTTAATCAGAATGCgctcaccatcacctacttatATTACCATAGAATCTACACGGAGGGCTAGCTCTCCACAAAGAGTGGGCCCTTCACCTCCACCAATGCACAGATCGTGCACTCCCCCTGAACCACCACCACGGATGTTTGACCCAACAACATCTCAGATCAACAGGGCCAGTCCTTCTCCAACATTCAGCCGATCAGACAAGCTGGCCAAGCTGAAGGACACCACTGCTAAGCTTTCGCAGGGGGCGTCTCCACCTCCTCTGTCACAACACGCGCAGATAGCCGAGAAAAAATCTGAAATTGTAGAATCGCCATCATCGTTCCATCGTCAGATCAAAATTGAGACGCATGTCGTGGAGACGTCAGAAGTCTCGGAGGCGACGCTAGAAACTGCATCAGTGAAAGACAAGAAAGAATTCTTTGAGGAGGCTCAGAAGGCTGAGGTGAACAGAATGTATGTACGCAAGGACCCTATTGAAATCCCAGAACGCTTAGGCCCAGACACAGAAGAGACAGAAgccaaagaaaaaggaaaagagGAGGTCCCATGGGTAAATCTCTCTGGACTTGTCCACAAATTTGAATCACCAGAACAGAAGGTTTATACAAGAAAAGAGCCTATTCTAATTGCAGAGAGACTAGGAAGTGACACTGAAGACGCTGATCCTGAAGACGACCAAAAAGGAACTCAAGTGGAACCGGTTCCAACATTCAACATCAAGACCATTAAAACTATGTTTGAAATGGGCGAGCAGAGTTCCTCCGTCAAGGAACAAAAGCATAAACATGAGAAGCCAGAGTCAGAGATGCGTGAAATCATGACAGATGGTTCAAAGCAGACAAACCCTTGGAGACAGCAGAAGGGCTCATGGCAGACGTCTCCCCCGCCCATCCAGAAGGAGGCATTGCAGTCAGGATTGACCGAACCAATGGGGTTTTCCGGGAGTCAGTCAGTCAGCGAGACGTTCTCCAGCATCGATGAATTTGGTAATAAGATAAGCGGGTCAAGATGTGCCACGACAGTCTCCCAGCATTCAGAACACATCACGACCCGGTGTGCCCCTCCCACATATGCAGACGTAGTGAAGGGCAAGGTCCAAGGGCTAGATGTCTTGACGGACAGCACCCCTGAAGAACTACTGAAGAACTTCCAAAAAACCTGGAATGAAAGCGAGAGCGTCTTCAAGAGCCTGGGCTATAACGTAACAGAACAGAAGACTTCACAGACAGTATCCCGTCAGCAAGAGACGCTCATGACTG AAAACTCGAGTTCCCGAGTCGGAGCTGTGCGCGGCCTGCCGGAAGAGGGTGTATCCAATGGAGTCACTGGTCGCAGACAAACAAAACTTCCATAG